The Hyphomicrobium sp. MC1 genome window below encodes:
- the cobG gene encoding precorrin-3B synthase, with translation MTSADHLRKGWCPGAHRPMRSGDGLLVRVRPRAGALSLSSLRAIGTIAAQFGSGDIDLTNRGNLQIRGVGDGAFAVLLGALDTAGLLDPSADAEAVRNVVVDPLSGLDPRRADICDLAAALETILLRDARLWSLPAKFGFSFSGVATPRIGGRSADIMMSARDDFFSIVLDGAIGMGCEVARGEVVDAMHRLALAFIELKANDASFRRMRDAVAQFGVARVFAMAGLPLPTAADEAVADSVPVGLLQRNDSVFGAGVGFPFGRITADQLAALCDHAAVAGAEDVRTSPERVFVFPLQDAMHAHELLRGANAAGLIVQEDDIRLAMDVCPGAPGCKNARTDTRRDAQRFADTFAGSLHGCSLHISGCEKGCARRTEARLTLVGRDGRYDIIRDGSADSMRVHDTINADDMSTTISRLILEPAV, from the coding sequence ATGACGTCGGCGGATCATTTGAGGAAAGGCTGGTGTCCAGGCGCGCATCGTCCGATGCGTTCGGGCGATGGGCTTCTGGTGCGTGTGCGTCCACGCGCCGGCGCACTTTCGCTCAGTTCGTTGCGAGCCATCGGTACGATCGCCGCTCAGTTCGGGTCCGGCGACATTGATTTGACTAATCGCGGCAATCTGCAGATCAGAGGCGTTGGTGACGGCGCGTTCGCAGTGCTTCTCGGTGCCCTGGATACGGCAGGTTTGCTCGACCCGTCTGCGGACGCGGAAGCCGTGCGCAACGTCGTCGTCGATCCGTTGAGCGGGCTTGATCCGCGGCGTGCGGATATTTGCGATCTCGCGGCAGCGCTGGAGACGATCCTGCTGCGAGATGCGCGCTTATGGTCTCTGCCCGCAAAATTCGGTTTCAGTTTTTCGGGCGTGGCGACGCCGCGCATCGGCGGACGCAGCGCGGATATCATGATGTCCGCCCGCGATGATTTTTTCTCCATCGTGCTCGATGGTGCGATTGGAATGGGCTGCGAAGTTGCGCGCGGAGAGGTCGTCGATGCCATGCATCGTCTGGCGCTGGCGTTTATCGAGCTGAAGGCAAACGACGCGAGTTTTCGGCGTATGCGCGACGCGGTTGCTCAGTTCGGCGTCGCAAGGGTATTTGCAATGGCAGGTTTGCCGCTTCCGACGGCCGCGGATGAAGCGGTAGCAGACAGTGTGCCTGTGGGATTGCTGCAGCGGAATGACAGCGTGTTCGGAGCTGGCGTCGGTTTTCCCTTCGGGCGGATTACGGCTGATCAGCTTGCCGCGCTTTGCGATCACGCCGCAGTGGCGGGCGCTGAAGACGTTCGCACAAGCCCAGAACGCGTGTTCGTCTTTCCACTGCAGGATGCGATGCATGCGCACGAATTGCTTCGGGGCGCCAATGCCGCAGGACTGATCGTGCAAGAAGACGATATACGGCTCGCGATGGATGTCTGTCCGGGCGCGCCTGGGTGCAAAAATGCGCGCACGGATACGCGGCGGGATGCGCAGCGCTTTGCCGACACGTTTGCGGGTTCGTTGCACGGCTGCTCGCTGCATATTTCCGGATGCGAGAAGGGGTGCGCGCGGCGGACGGAAGCACGTCTGACGCTCGTCGGCCGCGACGGCCGGTACGATATCATCAGAGACGGTTCAGCGGATTCGATGCGCGTACACGATACGATCAATGCTGACGACATGAGCACGACGATTTCGCGCTTGATCCTGGAGCCCGCAGTATGA
- a CDS encoding precorrin-2 C(20)-methyltransferase → MSEVKSGTLFGVGLGPGDPELMTLKAVRVLSSAPVVAHFRKAGRTGHARAIANAHIRADVVEAAFEYPVTTEIDFREDGYVSAIRDFYEESAAAIVAHLEGGRDVALLCEGDPFFYGSFLHMYDRIKAAHQVMVIPGITGMSGCWTAAQAPITYGDDVMTVLPGTLDEEALTKHLGVADAAVIMKVGHNIEKIKRALSAAGRFDDAIYVERGTMPGERIAKLSDLGECAVPYFSIVLLPGGRGRRIA, encoded by the coding sequence ATGAGCGAGGTTAAATCCGGCACGTTGTTCGGCGTCGGGCTTGGGCCTGGCGATCCGGAGCTGATGACGCTCAAGGCGGTGCGCGTCCTGAGTTCAGCGCCGGTCGTTGCGCATTTCCGCAAGGCGGGACGCACGGGACACGCGCGAGCCATTGCGAATGCTCATATCCGCGCCGACGTCGTCGAGGCGGCGTTCGAATATCCCGTGACGACTGAGATTGATTTCCGAGAGGATGGATACGTTTCGGCGATCCGCGATTTCTACGAAGAGAGCGCGGCGGCGATTGTCGCTCATCTCGAAGGCGGTAGAGATGTGGCGTTGCTATGCGAGGGCGATCCATTTTTCTACGGATCGTTTCTGCACATGTATGATCGCATCAAGGCTGCACATCAGGTGATGGTCATCCCTGGGATCACGGGAATGTCGGGATGCTGGACGGCGGCGCAGGCGCCGATCACCTACGGTGACGACGTCATGACAGTGTTGCCGGGTACGCTCGATGAAGAGGCGCTGACGAAACACCTTGGCGTTGCCGACGCGGCCGTGATCATGAAGGTTGGCCACAACATCGAGAAGATCAAACGGGCGCTGAGCGCGGCGGGTCGTTTCGACGATGCAATTTATGTAGAGCGCGGAACGATGCCGGGCGAGCGCATCGCGAAGCTGTCTGACCTCGGAGAGTGCGCGGTTCCCTATTTCTCAATTGTCCTGCTTCCGGGCGGACGAGGACGGCGCATCGCATGA
- a CDS encoding precorrin-8X methylmutase: protein MTVQDYIRDGAAIYARSFAIIRAEADLAGLSPVEERVAVRIIHACGMVEVARDIVMSPTFARDAEAALKAGAPILCDSMMVADGITRARLPAKNEVVCTLRDPRVPEIAAQIGNTRTAAAMELWRPKLAGSIVVVGNAPTALFRLFEMLDAGAPKPAAVIGMPVGFVGAAESKEALAADGRVPFAIVKGRKGGSAMAAAAVNALASEAE, encoded by the coding sequence ATGACGGTACAAGACTACATTCGCGACGGAGCGGCGATATACGCGCGCTCGTTTGCGATCATCCGGGCAGAGGCGGATCTCGCCGGGTTGTCACCGGTCGAGGAGCGCGTCGCGGTGCGGATCATCCACGCCTGCGGCATGGTCGAGGTGGCCCGCGATATTGTGATGTCACCAACGTTTGCGCGCGATGCCGAGGCGGCGCTCAAAGCGGGGGCGCCGATCCTCTGCGATTCGATGATGGTCGCGGATGGTATTACGCGGGCGCGCCTTCCGGCGAAGAACGAGGTCGTTTGTACACTGCGCGATCCGCGCGTGCCTGAGATCGCGGCACAGATCGGCAATACGCGCACGGCCGCTGCCATGGAGCTTTGGCGGCCGAAGCTTGCGGGCTCCATCGTTGTTGTCGGAAACGCCCCGACGGCGCTGTTCCGGCTGTTCGAAATGCTCGATGCGGGCGCGCCAAAACCTGCTGCTGTCATCGGAATGCCGGTTGGCTTCGTCGGTGCGGCTGAATCGAAAGAGGCGTTGGCGGCTGACGGGCGCGTTCCATTTGCAATCGTCAAAGGCCGCAAAGGCGGAAGCGCTATGGCTGCGGCAGCCGTCAATGCGCTCGCAAGTGAGGCCGAATGA